Proteins from a single region of Phreatobacter oligotrophus:
- a CDS encoding ABC transporter ATP-binding protein codes for MAESKTPIIEIKQVSKVFKLQDQTINALHDANITIRKGEFVCLIGASGCGKSTLLRIIAGFEQPTSGEALMWGMPIKGPDPTRGMVFQDYALFPWLSVRDNIGFGPASRGLAKPVVKETVDKFIELVGLTKFANAYPHQLSGGMKQRVAIARVLANDAEIVLMDEPFGALDAMTRERLQDELLDIWQRTGLTVVFVTHSIEEAIFLADRVVVMTPGPGRIESDNPLILPRPRDVASPEFNDIRRVLGAKLHSHHGKKAA; via the coding sequence ATGGCTGAGTCCAAGACGCCGATCATCGAGATCAAGCAGGTTTCCAAGGTCTTCAAGCTGCAGGACCAGACGATCAACGCCCTTCACGACGCCAACATCACCATCCGCAAGGGCGAGTTCGTCTGCCTGATCGGCGCATCGGGCTGCGGCAAGTCCACGCTGCTGCGCATCATCGCCGGCTTCGAGCAGCCGACCAGCGGCGAGGCGCTGATGTGGGGCATGCCGATCAAGGGGCCTGACCCGACCCGCGGCATGGTCTTCCAGGATTATGCGCTGTTCCCCTGGCTGTCGGTCCGCGACAATATCGGCTTCGGTCCGGCGTCGCGCGGTCTGGCCAAGCCAGTGGTGAAGGAGACGGTCGACAAGTTCATCGAGCTCGTCGGCCTCACGAAGTTCGCCAATGCCTATCCGCACCAGCTTTCCGGCGGCATGAAACAGCGCGTCGCCATCGCCCGGGTGCTGGCCAACGATGCCGAGATCGTGCTGATGGACGAGCCCTTCGGCGCGCTCGACGCCATGACCCGCGAGCGCCTGCAGGACGAGCTCCTCGACATCTGGCAGCGGACCGGGCTGACCGTCGTGTTCGTCACCCATTCCATCGAGGAGGCGATCTTCCTCGCCGACCGCGTGGTGGTGATGACACCGGGACCGGGACGGATCGAGAGCGACAATCCGCTGATCCTGCCGCGGCCGCGCGATGTTGCGAGCCCGGAGTTCAACGACATCCGCAGGGTGCTGGGCGCCAAGCTCCATAGCCATCACGGCAAGAAGGCGGCGTGA
- a CDS encoding DUF1223 domain-containing protein, translating to MSVVKWSVGLVLAMVAFVGGPASAQQRPSAVLELFTSQGCSSCPPADRYIAEMADRPDVIALTLAVDYWDYLGWRDTLANPIHAKRQKAYAYMRGDRQIYTPQMIINGVGHAIGSDRAAIQRVTEQSRGQPGALSVPVSLRVSGDTITLVLPASINGVSPENPATIFLFGVSSRQPVDITRGENRGQTMIYRNVVRSHANLGEWGGGPRTVTISRRELVPPDCEKLAILVQTGSQRRPGVILGASMIDLPGLAVH from the coding sequence ATGAGTGTTGTGAAATGGAGCGTGGGGCTCGTGCTGGCCATGGTCGCCTTTGTCGGCGGACCGGCTTCGGCGCAGCAGCGTCCCTCGGCAGTGCTCGAACTCTTCACCAGCCAGGGCTGCTCGTCCTGCCCGCCGGCTGATCGTTACATCGCCGAGATGGCTGATCGTCCCGACGTCATCGCCCTCACTCTCGCCGTCGATTACTGGGACTATCTTGGCTGGCGTGACACGCTGGCCAATCCCATCCACGCCAAGCGCCAGAAGGCTTATGCCTATATGCGCGGCGACCGGCAGATCTACACGCCGCAGATGATCATCAACGGGGTCGGTCACGCCATCGGCTCGGATCGTGCCGCCATCCAGCGCGTCACCGAGCAGAGCCGCGGCCAGCCCGGTGCGCTGTCCGTGCCGGTGAGCCTGCGGGTGTCCGGGGACACCATCACGCTGGTCCTTCCCGCAAGCATCAACGGGGTCAGCCCGGAGAATCCGGCGACCATCTTCCTGTTCGGCGTCTCGTCGCGCCAGCCGGTGGACATCACCCGCGGCGAGAATCGCGGCCAGACCATGATCTACCGCAATGTCGTCCGGTCCCACGCCAATCTCGGCGAATGGGGCGGCGGTCCACGCACGGTGACGATTTCCCGCCGCGAACTCGTCCCGCCGGATTGCGAGAAGCTGGCGATCCTGGTCCAGACGGGCTCGCAGCGCCGTCCCGGCGTCATCCTCGGCGCGTCGATGATCGACCTGCCGGGTCTCGCCGTTCACTGA
- a CDS encoding SDR family NAD(P)-dependent oxidoreductase yields the protein MTERTSLQGKVALITGAAGAIGRATAILMAERGAAIVAVDRAGSDMAGLAAALPAASRFHAVTADVRQDAEVGAYAAAAVAAFGRIDIFVNNAGVEGVVAPVEAYPVDAFRQVIDINVIGVFLGLKHVLPVMYGQGSGVVVNMSSIAGLKGTPGLSAYTASKHAVIGITRSVAAEAGPRGVRVVSVNPGPIESRMMDSINAGQSTDRAAAHAAVAAMVPQQRYGRVEEVAELVAFLSSDAAAYCHGGIYSVDGGMCAV from the coding sequence ATGACCGAACGCACATCCCTTCAAGGCAAAGTCGCGCTGATCACGGGGGCGGCGGGGGCCATCGGCCGCGCCACCGCCATCCTGATGGCCGAGCGCGGTGCGGCCATCGTCGCGGTGGACCGGGCCGGCTCCGACATGGCGGGACTAGCCGCCGCCCTGCCGGCAGCGAGCCGCTTCCATGCGGTGACGGCGGACGTCCGGCAGGATGCGGAGGTGGGCGCCTATGCCGCCGCGGCGGTCGCCGCCTTTGGCCGCATCGACATCTTCGTCAACAATGCCGGGGTGGAGGGTGTGGTCGCTCCGGTCGAGGCCTATCCGGTGGACGCCTTCCGGCAGGTGATCGACATCAACGTGATCGGCGTCTTCCTTGGCCTGAAGCACGTGCTGCCGGTCATGTACGGCCAAGGCTCCGGCGTCGTCGTCAACATGTCGAGCATCGCTGGACTGAAGGGTACGCCGGGCCTGTCAGCCTATACGGCGTCGAAGCATGCGGTCATCGGCATCACCCGCTCGGTCGCGGCGGAGGCCGGCCCGCGCGGCGTGCGCGTGGTCTCGGTCAATCCGGGCCCGATCGAGAGCCGGATGATGGATTCGATCAATGCGGGACAGAGCACCGACCGCGCCGCCGCCCATGCGGCAGTCGCCGCCATGGTGCCGCAGCAGCGCTATGGCCGGGTGGAAGAGGTGGCCGAGCTCGTGGCCTTCCTATCCTCCGATGCCGCCGCCTATTGCCACGGCGGCATCTACAGCGTCGATGGCGGCATGTGCGCGGTGTGA
- a CDS encoding CAP domain-containing protein yields the protein MAERYLNGETMLVGRRAILVGGGAALLAACSAPPVQAPSQPSFYRNLAQSGARVDAAMAAEMISGFRRNNGRGPLTVDPVLMAVAEAQAAAMTQADQVGVRTGTVGARLTTAGYRHRAAVENTSAGYLTLAEAFSGWRDSPPHRANMLNPGVTRLGIATGYRPGSRYRVFWALVLAEPVAAA from the coding sequence ATGGCTGAACGGTATCTGAATGGCGAGACGATGCTCGTCGGGCGCAGGGCGATCCTGGTCGGCGGCGGCGCCGCCCTCCTCGCCGCCTGCTCAGCCCCGCCGGTACAGGCTCCGAGCCAGCCAAGCTTCTATCGCAATCTCGCCCAGTCAGGCGCGCGCGTGGACGCCGCTATGGCCGCCGAGATGATCTCCGGATTCCGCCGCAACAACGGCCGTGGGCCGCTCACCGTCGATCCCGTTCTGATGGCTGTGGCCGAGGCCCAGGCCGCCGCCATGACCCAGGCCGACCAGGTCGGCGTGCGCACCGGCACGGTCGGCGCCCGTCTGACCACCGCCGGCTATCGTCACCGTGCGGCGGTGGAGAACACCTCGGCCGGCTATCTCACCCTCGCCGAGGCCTTCTCCGGCTGGCGCGATTCCCCGCCCCACCGCGCCAACATGCTCAATCCCGGCGTGACCCGCCTCGGCATCGCCACCGGCTACCGGCCGGGCTCGCGCTACCGGGTGTTCTGGGCGCTGGTGCTCGCGGAGCCGGTCGCGGCCGCCTGA
- a CDS encoding ABC transporter permease, giving the protein MAMVETAPPPAAVPVEKPAGKSSWARVKPTVLALIVPGLLLLFWHIATTRRWTRLIPTPYEVGEYMIDFAVGGIYDDAFSATLVTHLLASMSRVYGGFALAALFALPLGLMIGRIPTARMVLDPFLQVMRPIPVTAWLPLSMILFGLGPRSAFALVCLGAFYPILLNTIFGVRSVDPKLFEAASMLGCQGNAQFYKVVLPAALPSIFTGLRLGLGLAWFVIVVGEMTGVPQGLGAVIMDGRTLSRTELVICGMIIIGIAGYISDRVVVMIGNRMLKWSPTHHG; this is encoded by the coding sequence ATGGCGATGGTCGAGACCGCGCCGCCGCCGGCGGCGGTACCGGTGGAGAAGCCGGCGGGCAAATCGTCCTGGGCGCGCGTGAAGCCGACTGTGCTCGCGCTGATCGTACCGGGGCTGTTGCTGCTGTTCTGGCATATCGCCACGACGCGCCGCTGGACGCGGCTGATCCCGACCCCCTACGAGGTCGGCGAGTACATGATCGATTTCGCCGTCGGCGGCATCTATGACGACGCCTTCTCGGCGACGCTGGTGACGCATCTCCTCGCCTCGATGAGCCGCGTCTATGGCGGCTTCGCGCTGGCCGCCCTCTTCGCCCTGCCGCTCGGTCTGATGATCGGTCGCATCCCGACGGCGCGGATGGTGCTCGACCCCTTCCTGCAGGTGATGCGCCCCATTCCCGTCACCGCCTGGCTGCCGCTGTCGATGATCCTCTTCGGCCTTGGGCCCCGCTCGGCCTTCGCCCTCGTCTGCCTTGGCGCCTTCTATCCGATCCTACTCAACACGATCTTCGGCGTGCGTTCGGTCGACCCCAAGCTGTTCGAAGCGGCCTCCATGCTCGGCTGCCAGGGCAATGCCCAGTTCTACAAGGTGGTGCTGCCGGCGGCCCTGCCGTCCATCTTCACCGGCCTGCGCCTTGGCCTCGGCCTCGCCTGGTTCGTCATCGTCGTCGGTGAGATGACCGGCGTGCCGCAGGGGCTCGGCGCCGTCATCATGGATGGCCGCACCCTGTCCCGCACCGAACTCGTCATCTGCGGCATGATCATCATCGGCATCGCCGGCTACATTTCCGACCGGGTCGTCGTGATGATCGGCAACCGGATGCTCAAGTGGAGCCCGACCCACCATGGCTGA